One genomic region from Antedon mediterranea chromosome 3, ecAntMedi1.1, whole genome shotgun sequence encodes:
- the LOC140043455 gene encoding uncharacterized protein: MAGLNHNPVPLRLNCDNNIDMVTFDISRKKELGTQALSKILKFDIIFLQQLPDKNTCDVFQRQQYHHMYNDNECSYVGIIAKNRFTKLKNEVITPQLLKKRICTQILRDQNNQTIVAISWHGRTKFGPGVNGYEEKKTEFKMLLQYARSIHAEANHVVIGGNFNIRVQRVTEWLENKEFGSGFVIKAPRILLGNREGKQNIDYFLCLSKLSSIDTIDIHNWLGITTPGQHQELAHDLQHLLKLLSEMNLNESENENSEDACKKPHLPENLSNVFKDSTSTGDTKCKKQHLLEALSKANEPAIITSINILQTKSEPSAVSTSAVYTVADTAQHP; encoded by the coding sequence atggcCGGTTTGAACCATAATCCTGTACCTCTTAGATTGAATTGTGATAACAATATAGATATGGTTACCTTTGATATAAGCAGAAAAAAGGAGCTAGGTACACAGGCTTTAAGCAAAATTCTGaaatttgatataatatttttacagcAATTACCAGATAAGAACACATGTGATGTGTTTCAAAGACAGCAATATCACCACATGTACAATGATAATGAATGTTCATATGTTGGCATAATTGCAAAAAATAGGTTTACCAAGCTGAAAAATGAAGTAATAACACCACAGTTGTTAAAAAAACGTATTTGCACACAAATTCTTAGAGATCAAAATAATCAAACTATAGTAGCAATATCATGGCATGGTCGAACTAAGTTTGGTCCAGGAGTAAATGGTTATGAAGAGAAGAAAACTGAATTTAAAATGCTCCTACAGTATGCAAGGAGTATTCATGCTGAAGCTAATCATGTAGTAATTGGTGGCAATTTTAACATTCGTGTTCAAAGAGTGACAGAATGGTTGGAAAATAAAGAATTTGGAAGTGGATTTGTAATAAAAGCTCCACGCATCTTACTCGGAAATCGTGAGGGAAAACAGAATATTGATTATTTTCTCTGCCTTTCTAAGCTTAGTAGTATTGATACGATTGATATCCACAACTGGCTTGGGATTACCACACCTGGTCAACATCAAGAATTAGCACATGACCTACAGCACCTTCTTAAATTGCTATCAGAGATGAACCTAAATGAATCGGAAAATGAAAATTCAGAAGATGCGTGTAAGAAACCTCACCTGCCAGAAAATCTATCAAATGTGTTTAAAGATTCAACTTCAACGGGAGACACTAAATGCAAAAAACAACACTTGCTGGAGGCCCTATCTAAAGCCAATGAACCAGCTATTATAACATCTATTAATATTCTTCAGACCAAAAGTGAGCCGAGTGCAGTTAGCACGTCAGCTGTTTACACTGTGGCCGACACTGCACAGCATCCATAA